From a single Staphylococcus epidermidis genomic region:
- a CDS encoding IS110-like element ISSep2 family transposase: protein MDYLGVDISKRSSVVAHYKNGKFQKEFFIQNNKNGYNYLLKYLNDLDHPQLIFESTGIYSRGMERFCCVNQINYIQMNPLEAKFKTSALRSWKTDQADAHKLACLGPTLKQTDNLPIHELIFFELRERVRFHLEIENEQNRLKFQILELFHQTFPGLERLFSSRYSIIALNIAEIFTHPDMVLDIDKDVLITHIFNSTDKGMSMDKATKYALQLRVIAQESYPNVDRHSFLVEKLRLLIQQLKQSIHHLKQLDDAMIQLAQQLDYFENIHSIPGIGKLSTAMIIGEIGDIKRFKSNKQLNAFVGIDIKRYQSGHTHCRDTINKRGNKKARKLLFWVIMNIIRGQHHYDNHVVDYYYKLRKQPNEKPHKTAIIACINRLLKTIHYLVMNHKLYDYQMSPH from the coding sequence ATCGATTACTTAGGTGTTGATATTAGTAAAAGAAGTAGTGTAGTTGCACATTATAAAAATGGAAAATTCCAAAAAGAGTTTTTCATCCAGAATAATAAAAATGGTTACAATTATTTACTCAAGTATTTGAATGACTTAGACCACCCACAACTCATTTTTGAATCTACAGGTATCTATTCAAGAGGTATGGAACGATTTTGTTGTGTAAATCAAATTAACTATATTCAAATGAATCCGTTAGAAGCCAAATTTAAAACGAGCGCTCTAAGATCATGGAAAACTGATCAGGCAGATGCTCATAAGCTTGCTTGTTTAGGACCGACGCTTAAACAAACAGACAACTTACCTATACATGAGTTAATATTCTTTGAATTAAGAGAACGCGTCCGTTTTCATCTAGAAATCGAGAATGAACAAAATCGACTTAAATTTCAGATCCTTGAATTATTCCATCAAACATTCCCTGGTTTAGAAAGATTATTCAGTAGTCGATATTCAATCATTGCACTCAACATCGCAGAAATCTTTACTCATCCAGACATGGTTCTTGATATCGACAAGGATGTACTGATTACACATATATTCAATTCTACAGATAAAGGAATGTCAATGGATAAAGCTACAAAATATGCACTTCAATTAAGAGTGATTGCTCAAGAAAGCTATCCTAATGTCGATAGACATTCCTTTCTAGTCGAAAAATTACGCTTACTTATTCAACAATTAAAACAATCTATTCATCATCTCAAACAATTAGATGATGCCATGATTCAATTAGCACAACAACTCGATTATTTTGAAAATATTCATTCGATACCTGGTATTGGTAAGCTAAGCACAGCTATGATTATTGGGGAGATTGGTGATATTAAGCGATTTAAATCAAATAAACAACTCAATGCTTTTGTTGGCATTGATATCAAACGATATCAATCAGGTCATACACACTGTAGAGATACCATCAACAAGCGTGGTAATAAAAAAGCGAGAAAACTTTTATTTTGGGTGATTATGAATATAATAAGAGGGCAGCATCATTATGACAATCATGTCGTCGATTATTACTACAAACTAAGAAAGCAGCCTAATGAGAAACCTCATAAGACTGCCATCATTGCTTGTATAAATCGATTATTAAAAACAATTCATTATCTTGTAATGAATCATAAATTGTACGATTATCAAATGTCACCACATTAG
- a CDS encoding fluoride efflux transporter FluC: protein MITILLVMLGGGIGAVLRALITNICQRLFNSKIPIATSIVNITGSLIIGFMMGHALDSHHMFPFFVTGVLGGLTTFSTLSSELVNMLSPQFKPIRFVVYSLLQFILGFIACFYGYRI from the coding sequence TTGATTACTATTTTGCTCGTTATGTTAGGTGGAGGAATAGGTGCTGTACTTAGAGCCCTTATCACAAATATATGCCAACGCTTATTCAATAGTAAAATTCCTATTGCAACATCTATAGTAAATATTACAGGTAGCTTAATTATCGGGTTTATGATGGGACACGCACTCGATAGCCATCATATGTTTCCTTTCTTTGTTACAGGTGTTCTCGGAGGTTTAACTACTTTTTCAACATTATCATCTGAACTTGTTAATATGTTAAGCCCTCAATTTAAACCAATACGTTTTGTAGTTTATTCCCTATTACAATTTATTTTAGGTTTCATTGCTTGCTTTTATGGATATCGCATCTAA
- the crcB gene encoding fluoride efflux transporter CrcB produces the protein MQYLYIFVGGALGALIRFCLSMLNEGSTIPLGTFVANLLGAFLMGSIGALSLSLFKTHPNIKKGLTTGLLGALTTFSTFQFELVTLFNQHHFILFTIYGVTSYILGILSCYLGVKIGGRFS, from the coding sequence ATGCAATATCTATATATTTTTGTAGGTGGTGCTTTAGGTGCATTGATAAGATTCTGTTTATCAATGCTTAATGAAGGTTCAACCATTCCGTTGGGGACATTTGTTGCAAATTTATTAGGTGCTTTTTTAATGGGTAGTATCGGCGCATTAAGCCTTTCACTTTTTAAAACTCATCCTAACATAAAAAAAGGGCTTACTACTGGTTTACTTGGTGCGTTAACTACCTTTTCAACATTTCAATTTGAACTTGTAACACTATTTAATCAGCATCATTTTATACTATTTACTATATATGGTGTGACGAGTTATATTCTAGGAATACTAAGTTGTTACCTCGGTGTCAAAATAGGAGGTAGATTTTCTTGA
- a CDS encoding transaldolase, with protein MTKLNVKVFADGADIEEMKSAYKNQLVDGFTTNPSLMAKAGVTDYKAFAEEVVSEIPDASISFEVFADDLPTMEKEAEILKQYGDNVFVKIPIVTTTGESTLPLIKRLSSKQVRLNVTAVYTIEQVKAITDAVTEGVPTYVSVFAGRIADTGIDPLPLMKESVKVTHSKEGVQLLWASCREVYNVIQADEIGADIITCPADVVKKVNNNLGRDIGELSVDTVKGFAKDIQSSGLSIL; from the coding sequence ATGACAAAATTAAATGTTAAAGTGTTTGCGGATGGTGCAGATATTGAAGAAATGAAATCAGCATATAAGAATCAACTCGTTGATGGTTTTACAACGAACCCAAGCTTGATGGCTAAAGCGGGTGTAACTGATTATAAAGCTTTTGCAGAGGAAGTGGTTAGTGAAATACCCGACGCTTCAATTTCTTTTGAGGTGTTTGCTGACGATTTACCTACTATGGAAAAAGAAGCTGAGATTTTAAAACAATATGGTGATAATGTATTTGTAAAAATTCCTATTGTTACAACAACTGGTGAGTCTACACTACCATTAATTAAACGTTTATCATCGAAACAGGTAAGGTTGAATGTCACAGCTGTCTATACTATAGAGCAAGTAAAAGCAATTACTGACGCTGTGACTGAAGGTGTGCCAACATATGTGTCAGTATTTGCAGGACGCATTGCAGATACTGGGATTGATCCACTTCCTTTGATGAAAGAATCAGTTAAGGTCACTCATAGTAAAGAAGGTGTTCAATTATTATGGGCAAGTTGTCGTGAAGTATATAATGTAATTCAAGCTGATGAAATTGGAGCTGATATTATTACTTGCCCAGCTGATGTTGTAAAAAAGGTTAATAACAATTTAGGCCGTGATATAGGAGAACTTTCAGTAGATACAGTCAAAGGTTTTGCCAAAGACATTCAAAGTTCCGGTTTGTCAATTTTATAA
- a CDS encoding competence protein ComK has translation MKCISTHSLLYIQTAFSTNVETYIQYEHYAIHLPCTPEKTLHYLLELHQKSYHNQCMLSKNILNIKKFIPIYINEETILFPVTQKRAPIKYFINARNIIGIHSSIHTTMIVFEDGTTIELNIPYTLVTKKWQESLTVGHIIEKTTFY, from the coding sequence ATGAAATGTATATCAACGCATTCACTTTTATATATTCAAACTGCGTTTTCAACAAATGTTGAAACCTATATTCAGTATGAACATTACGCTATTCATTTACCATGTACACCTGAAAAAACATTACATTATTTATTGGAATTACATCAAAAATCCTATCATAATCAATGTATGTTATCTAAAAATATTTTAAACATTAAAAAATTCATACCTATCTATATTAATGAGGAAACCATATTATTTCCAGTTACGCAAAAACGTGCACCGATTAAATATTTTATCAATGCACGAAATATTATAGGAATTCATTCTTCAATTCATACCACAATGATTGTTTTTGAAGATGGTACGACTATCGAACTGAACATCCCCTATACACTTGTAACAAAAAAATGGCAAGAAAGTCTTACCGTAGGTCATATCATAGAGAAAACTACCTTTTATTAA
- a CDS encoding sigma-70 family RNA polymerase sigma factor → MSFEEAYKKYNNIIHYLLKSYQITYNYDEFYQQMLIKMWQLTLDFDEQQSSSFKSYLFIRLKFYLIDLFRQKDNTLNICSIDALSELSPSFSINEIDLLIKDISQQLLPRERDWLTLYLQGYKQYEISQILDFSPTTIKKIKSNAIRKLRRYLNSSTKD, encoded by the coding sequence ATGTCATTTGAGGAAGCATATAAAAAATACAACAATATCATACATTATTTGTTAAAAAGTTATCAAATCACTTATAATTATGATGAATTTTATCAACAAATGCTCATTAAAATGTGGCAACTTACACTCGATTTTGATGAACAACAATCTTCTTCTTTTAAATCTTATCTATTTATACGCCTAAAATTCTATCTTATAGATTTATTTAGACAAAAAGACAATACGCTTAATATATGTAGCATTGACGCCCTTTCAGAACTTTCTCCGTCATTTTCAATCAACGAAATCGATTTACTTATTAAAGATATTTCACAACAGTTACTTCCACGCGAACGAGATTGGTTAACCTTATATTTACAAGGATACAAACAATATGAAATTTCCCAAATTTTAGATTTTTCACCTACAACGATTAAAAAAATAAAATCTAACGCAATACGAAAACTACGTCGTTATTTAAATTCATCTACAAAGGATTGA
- a CDS encoding N-acetylglucosaminidase — translation MTKHKKGSILAIIGLLIVFVVTGFIFFSMISDQIFFKHVKPVEKVEKLDKTLDKASKKQIHNYTSQQVSNKANTAWRDASGTEIKEAMDSSKFIDDDKQKYQFLDLSKYQGIDKNRIKRMLFDRPVLLKHTDDFINAAKSKHVNEVYLISHALLETGAAKSELANGVEIDGKKYYNFYGVGALDSDPIKTGAEYAKKHGWDTPQKAIYGGADFIHKHFLSHDDQNTLYSMRWNPKNPGEHQYATDIKWAESNANIIADFYKNMKTEGKYFKLYVYKDDDKHQK, via the coding sequence ATGACTAAGCACAAGAAAGGCTCAATATTAGCTATCATAGGTTTGCTAATTGTATTTGTTGTTACAGGTTTTATCTTCTTTTCAATGATTTCAGATCAAATATTTTTCAAACATGTCAAACCAGTTGAAAAGGTTGAAAAATTAGATAAAACTTTAGATAAAGCATCTAAAAAGCAAATACACAATTATACGAGCCAACAAGTATCTAACAAAGCAAATACAGCTTGGCGTGATGCGTCTGGTACAGAAATTAAAGAAGCTATGGATAGTAGTAAATTCATAGATGATGATAAACAAAAATATCAATTTTTAGATTTGTCTAAGTATCAAGGCATTGATAAAAACAGAATTAAACGCATGTTGTTTGATAGACCAGTATTACTAAAACATACAGATGATTTTATTAATGCTGCAAAGTCTAAACATGTCAATGAAGTATATCTTATTTCTCATGCTCTATTAGAAACAGGCGCAGCTAAAAGTGAACTGGCTAATGGTGTAGAAATAGATGGTAAAAAATATTACAATTTCTATGGTGTTGGTGCATTAGATAGTGACCCTATTAAAACAGGTGCCGAATATGCTAAAAAACATGGATGGGACACACCACAAAAAGCTATTTATGGTGGCGCTGATTTTATTCATAAGCATTTCTTATCTCATGACGATCAAAATACACTTTATAGTATGAGATGGAACCCTAAAAACCCGGGTGAACACCAATATGCTACTGATATAAAATGGGCTGAAAGTAACGCGAATATCATTGCAGATTTCTACAAGAACATGAAAACAGAAGGTAAATACTTCAAATTATATGTTTATAAAGATGACGATAAACACCAAAAATAA
- a CDS encoding FAD/NAD(P)-binding protein, whose amino-acid sequence MRVAIIGMGTAGVSVLRQLVKHENFSQLKVDVYDDDRNMGQGVPFQNDSSELLINMPSKSMSLNLDDDQEFWKWYQNQTEFNFSNPQYLPRFVFGHYMKSYLSYYNDQFDNLTIINDKVQEIFTQSDVDDTDLKYHVCTCDDEKEWREYDYLFLTFGTFSYHDPYDLKGTKGYIQTPYPTYHTLDNVKDSDRIVIIGTGLASLDAVRYVAAHHPSLPITMTSRSAALPSVRGKMTKIQFTHLTKSRFNGIMKNHFGNVPLEKVVSLFLKECEDYGIDFKKLIYRRTGNHVKDLEYDLNHEEEMGIFQSIIEHLKENLNWIWNSLSVKDQETFNRKYTKIIQLNSNPMPPRTARLLIKLIQNNELVIKKGLEDIVHKNNQFMLKYNDTTQNYELFDIVINATGSKTHLSQLDEDDQLILNLENRQIVQRHPMGGIQIIPETNQVISPRYGTLKNVIAIGQMTNGVNKLRNGVKMIVNQVVDTVSQLYITQENRNK is encoded by the coding sequence ATGCGTGTAGCAATAATAGGTATGGGAACAGCTGGTGTAAGTGTGTTACGCCAACTCGTTAAACATGAAAACTTTTCTCAATTAAAAGTAGATGTATATGACGATGATAGAAATATGGGCCAAGGTGTTCCATTTCAAAATGATAGTAGCGAACTACTTATTAACATGCCATCAAAATCCATGAGCTTAAATCTTGATGATGATCAAGAGTTTTGGAAGTGGTATCAAAATCAGACGGAATTTAATTTTAGTAATCCTCAATATTTGCCTAGATTTGTATTTGGTCATTATATGAAGTCTTATTTATCTTATTATAATGACCAATTTGATAATTTAACTATTATCAATGATAAAGTACAAGAAATTTTTACACAATCCGATGTTGATGACACAGATTTAAAATATCATGTATGTACATGTGATGATGAAAAAGAATGGCGTGAATACGATTATTTATTTTTAACTTTTGGAACTTTTAGTTACCATGACCCTTATGATTTGAAGGGAACTAAAGGCTATATACAAACGCCGTATCCTACATATCATACACTTGATAATGTTAAAGATTCAGATCGAATCGTGATTATTGGAACAGGGTTGGCTAGTTTAGATGCTGTGAGATATGTAGCTGCACATCATCCATCTTTACCCATTACTATGACAAGTCGTTCTGCAGCATTGCCAAGTGTTAGAGGGAAAATGACTAAAATTCAGTTTACGCATTTAACTAAATCACGATTTAATGGAATTATGAAAAATCACTTTGGTAATGTACCATTAGAAAAAGTAGTTTCATTATTTTTAAAAGAATGTGAAGATTATGGAATAGATTTTAAAAAACTTATTTATCGTAGAACTGGAAACCATGTCAAAGACTTGGAGTATGATTTAAATCATGAAGAAGAAATGGGGATATTCCAAAGTATCATTGAACATTTAAAAGAAAATTTAAACTGGATTTGGAATAGTTTGAGCGTTAAAGATCAAGAAACTTTTAATCGTAAATACACTAAAATTATTCAGTTAAATTCTAATCCAATGCCTCCTAGAACAGCTCGTTTACTTATCAAGTTAATACAGAATAATGAACTTGTCATTAAAAAAGGGCTAGAAGACATAGTCCATAAAAATAATCAATTTATGTTGAAGTATAACGACACTACGCAAAATTATGAGTTGTTTGACATCGTTATTAATGCAACGGGCTCTAAAACACATCTTTCTCAATTAGATGAGGATGATCAATTAATTTTAAACTTAGAAAATAGACAAATTGTTCAACGTCATCCTATGGGTGGCATTCAAATTATCCCAGAAACAAATCAAGTCATAAGCCCCAGATATGGAACCTTAAAAAATGTGATTGCAATTGGACAAATGACCAACGGTGTCAATAAACTTAGAAATGGCGTAAAGATGATTGTTAATCAAGTTGTTGATACAGTATCTCAATTATATATAACACAGGAAAATAGAAATAAGTAA
- the ribD gene encoding bifunctional diaminohydroxyphosphoribosylaminopyrimidine deaminase/5-amino-6-(5-phosphoribosylamino)uracil reductase RibD: MSRFMDDAIQLAKMVNGQTGVNPPVGSVVVKNGRIVGLGAHLKKGDKHAEVQAIEMAGLNTQGATIYVSLEPCTHHGSTPPCVHKIIEAGISKVIYAVKDTTLVSKGDEILREAGIEVEFQYNENAAALYRDFFTAKRNEVPEVTVKVSSSLDGKQATDFNESKWITNKEVKEDVYQLRHEHDAVITGRRTIEADNPLYTTRVPDGKHPIRVILSKKGQLDFNQQIFKDTASEIWIYTENEKLKTNKSFIKIISISNCDTTTILQDLYQRGIGKLLVEAGPNITSQFLQSKHLNELILYIAPKLIGGSGKHQFYKTDEVIDLPEATQFEIVDSKLINQNLKLKLRKK, translated from the coding sequence TTGAGTAGATTTATGGATGATGCTATTCAACTAGCAAAAATGGTAAATGGACAAACAGGTGTTAATCCACCAGTAGGATCCGTTGTTGTTAAAAACGGTAGGATTGTAGGTTTAGGTGCACATTTAAAAAAGGGAGATAAACATGCCGAAGTACAAGCTATTGAAATGGCAGGTTTAAATACCCAAGGTGCTACCATATACGTTTCATTAGAACCTTGCACACACCATGGTTCAACACCACCTTGTGTGCATAAAATCATTGAAGCGGGCATATCTAAGGTCATCTATGCTGTTAAAGATACTACTTTAGTAAGTAAGGGTGACGAGATTCTGAGAGAAGCTGGTATAGAGGTTGAATTTCAATATAATGAAAATGCAGCTGCATTATACCGTGACTTTTTTACTGCTAAAAGAAACGAAGTTCCAGAAGTAACTGTAAAGGTCTCATCTAGTCTAGATGGTAAACAAGCAACAGACTTTAATGAAAGTAAGTGGATAACAAACAAAGAAGTTAAAGAAGATGTTTATCAATTAAGACATGAGCATGATGCAGTTATTACTGGGCGTAGAACCATTGAAGCAGACAATCCATTGTATACAACCAGGGTTCCTGATGGAAAGCATCCGATTCGAGTTATTCTTTCTAAGAAAGGTCAACTCGATTTTAATCAACAAATATTTAAAGATACTGCATCGGAGATATGGATTTACACTGAAAATGAAAAATTAAAAACAAATAAAAGTTTTATTAAAATAATAAGTATTAGTAATTGTGATACAACGACAATATTACAAGACTTATATCAAAGAGGTATTGGGAAACTGCTAGTCGAGGCAGGCCCAAATATTACATCTCAATTTCTCCAATCCAAACATCTAAATGAACTCATTTTATATATAGCCCCGAAATTAATTGGTGGTTCTGGCAAACATCAATTTTATAAGACTGACGAGGTCATTGATTTGCCTGAAGCAACTCAATTTGAAATTGTTGATTCCAAGTTAATTAATCAAAATTTAAAATTGAAATTACGAAAGAAGTGA
- a CDS encoding riboflavin synthase, giving the protein MFTGIIEEIGTVQQVRSEQSVRTLEIKAQNILVDMHIGDSISVNGACLTVIDFTDSSFSVQVIKGTENKTYLGSVQRNTEVNLERAMSGSGRFGGHFVLGHVDELGTISKINETANSKIISIKTTKNILNQMVKQGSITVDGVSLTVFDLHDYTFDIHLIPETRRSTILSSKKVGDKVHLESDVLFKYVENIMNQNQSQLTEEKLRAFGF; this is encoded by the coding sequence ATGTTTACAGGTATCATTGAAGAAATAGGTACTGTACAACAAGTTCGCTCTGAGCAATCAGTAAGAACGCTTGAAATTAAAGCACAAAACATTTTAGTTGATATGCATATTGGTGATTCAATAAGTGTTAACGGTGCATGTTTAACTGTGATAGATTTCACTGACTCAAGTTTTTCAGTTCAAGTCATCAAAGGGACTGAAAACAAAACATATCTTGGAAGTGTTCAACGTAATACAGAAGTTAATCTCGAAAGAGCCATGAGTGGAAGTGGGAGATTTGGTGGACATTTCGTGTTAGGTCATGTTGATGAGCTTGGAACAATTTCTAAAATCAATGAAACTGCTAACTCAAAAATTATTTCTATTAAAACAACTAAAAATATTTTGAATCAAATGGTAAAGCAAGGTTCTATAACTGTAGACGGAGTTAGTCTTACTGTATTTGATTTACATGATTATACTTTTGATATACATCTTATACCAGAAACACGTCGATCTACTATTCTTTCATCTAAAAAAGTGGGCGACAAAGTGCACTTGGAGTCTGACGTACTATTTAAATATGTTGAAAACATCATGAATCAAAATCAATCGCAGTTAACAGAAGAAAAGCTTAGAGCATTTGGTTTTTAG